In Fusarium oxysporum f. sp. lycopersici 4287 chromosome 12, whole genome shotgun sequence, one DNA window encodes the following:
- a CDS encoding citrate synthase produces the protein MVSAQDKGRRETLTVVDNRTNQTYEIPITHNSIPATEFKKIKAEPGNDRPEDETTQGLRVYDPAYMNTAVVQSKITYINGLDGVLRYRGYPIEQLVEKSNFLESAYLLIYGDLPTQAQYDEWQGEVMHHTYIHSDIENMFKSFRYDSHPMSMLSAAFATLGAFAPEANPSLAGQKLYTNAASGNMDSLKMLDKQILRILGKAPTLAAASYRMRQGRPFNRPAQGLSYTGNFLYLLDNLSEPEYQPHPVLAKALDKLFILHADHEVNCSTATVLQVGSSLVDPYSVVAAGCAALYGPSHGGASESAIRMLIEIGSPENVPAFMQAVERRERVLVGFGHRVYKNVDPRSTAIRKLAEEVFEVTGRNKLLDTALTLADYARKSEFMRSRNLYPNVDFYSGLIYQAMGFPLDFYPVLFAVPRCVGWLAHWRQMMLNKSGVKIWRPRQLYVGEGEREYVDTKDRKEKPDATVFDAPVKVEHGGEKQRALLAASAGLKSKL, from the coding sequence ATGGTTTCGGCACAGGATAAAGGTCGTCGCGAGACGCTCACGGTCGTGGATAACAGAACAAACCAGACCTACGAGATCCCCATCACTCACAATTCCATCCCAGCGACTGaattcaagaagatcaaagCCGAGCCTGGCAATGATCGTCCAGAGGATGAGACCACGCAGGGTCTTAGGGTCTACGATCCCGCGTACATGAACACCGCTGTTGTGCAGAGCAAAATCACATACATCAACGGCCTGGACGGCGTCCTTCGATACCGCGGATATCCAATTGAGCAGTTGGTCGAGAAGAGCAATTTTCTCGAGTCGGCGTATCTTCTCATCTACGGAGACCTTCCAACTCAGGCGCAGTATGATGAATGGCAGGGAGAGGTGATGCATCACACGTATATCCACAGCGATATCGAGAATATGTTCAAGTCGTTCCGCTACGACTCTCATCCGATGTCCATGTTGAGCGCGGCGTTCGCTACACTGGGAGCCTTTGCTCCGGAAGCTAATCCCTCGCTTGCAGGGCAGAAGCTCTACACCAACGCTGCTTCTGGCAACATGGATTCCCTCAAGATGCTAGACAAGCAGATTCTTCGAATTCTCGGAAAGGCACCTACTTTGGCGGCTGCGTCGTACCGAATGCGACAGGGCCGACCCTTCAACCGCCCTGCACAAGGCTTGTCGTACACTGGAAATTTCCTGTATCTGTTGGATAACCTATCTGAGCCAGAATACCAACCTCATCCTGTTCTTGCAAAGGCCTTGGACAAGCTCTTCATTCTCCACGCCGACCACGAAGTCAACTGCTCTACGGCCACAGTCTTGCAAGTTGGAAGTTCTCTGGTCGATCCTTATAgcgttgttgctgctggatGCGCGGCACTCTACGGTCCATCTCACGGCGGAGCATCCGAGTCAGCGATCAGAATGCTTATTGAGATTGGGTCCCCCGAGAACGTCCCTGCATTCATGCAAGCGGTTGAGAGAAGGGAGCGAGTCCTCGTAGGCTTCGGCCATCGCGTCTACAAGAACGTTGATCCCCGCTCAACAGCCATCCGCAAGCTCGCCGAAGAAGTCTTCGAAGTCACCGGCAGAAACAAGCTCCTCGACACAGCCCTGACGCTAGCCGACTACGCCCGCAAGAGTGAGTTCATGCGCAGCAGGAACTTGTACCCCAACGTGGACTTTTACTCTGGACTGATCTACCAGGCCATGGGATTCCCGCTTGATTTCTATCCTGTTTTGTTTGCTGTTCCACGATGTGTTGGATGGTTGGCGCACTGGAGACAGATGATGCTGAACAAGTCGGGCGTCAAGATCTGGAGGCCGAGACAGCTTTATGTCGGAGAGGGGGAGAGGGAGTATGTTGATACCAAGGACCGAAAGGAAAAGCCTGATGCTACTGTTTTTGATGCTCCTGTCAAGGTTGAACATGGAGGTGAGAAGCAGCGTGCTCTACTTGCTGCTAGTGCAGGGCTGAAGAGTAAGCTGTAA